Part of the Patescibacteria group bacterium genome is shown below.
CCTCAATTGCCACGGAATGATTGTTCTGCCCGGTAATCATTGTTCTTGGTGCCGGATAGATCATGCTTGTCCAAATGGCATGAATGCGATGAATTTCAGGATGAGCGGCAAATATCAACTTTTACATAAAATGCCGCGTAAACAACAAAAAACCAGAAAAAAAGGAGGTGAAAAATGTCGATGATATATTTTACGGCAGATACTCATTTCGGCCACACCAATATTATTAAGTACTGCAATCGTCCTTTTAAAAGCGTGGACGAAATGAACGAATCTCTTATTGAGGAATGGAACAAAGTTGTAGGCGAGGATGATACCATTTATCATCTCGGAGATTTCAGTTGGGATGACATTGAATTGGTAAAAAGTATTTTGAAACGGCTCAACGGAAAAAAATTTTTCTGTTTCGGTTCTCATGATAAGCATATGTCTCAACTGTCCGGATATTTTAAAGAAATGAAAGAATCTTTTTTAATAAAAACTGAGGAAGACCAATTCATTTTTTTAAACCATTATATCCACAAAGAATGGCATCTGTCGCATTACGGAGCCTGGCATTTATTCGGACATTCTCATGGCAGAATGGATGATTACGCAAAAGAAGAAGGCAAGTTATTGGATGTAGGCGTTGATTCTCATAATTTCAAACCTTGGTCTCTTGATGAGGTTAAAAAAATTATGGAGAGCCGGCCATTGAATTTCAATGACCGAAGAAGATTTAAATAAAACATAAGGCCAGCTTATTAAAAATAGCTGGCTTTTTTACTTGTAAAAAATTTTAAACCAATCGAGTGATAATAAAAATAAATAAAACGCCAAGACAAGTCAGACAAATTAATTTAGGAGAGCTGTGCTTGCTGTGCGCTTCGGGTAAAATGTCGCTGGCGCCGATGTACAATAAAAATCCG
Proteins encoded:
- a CDS encoding phosphoesterase — encoded protein: MIYFTADTHFGHTNIIKYCNRPFKSVDEMNESLIEEWNKVVGEDDTIYHLGDFSWDDIELVKSILKRLNGKKFFCFGSHDKHMSQLSGYFKEMKESFLIKTEEDQFIFLNHYIHKEWHLSHYGAWHLFGHSHGRMDDYAKEEGKLLDVGVDSHNFKPWSLDEVKKIMESRPLNFNDRRRFK